The following nucleotide sequence is from Pseudomonas putida S13.1.2.
AACCATGGGCGAAGGACACCCCGGTGCACGTCAGGATCAGTACGCCACGAATCCACCATGGCGGCGGTGTCTGGCCTTGCGGCGCCTGGTATAGCGCTTGACGCTTCACCAGTGCTCGAAGGGCAAGTAACAACAAGGCGGCGCAGGCAAAGCCGATCAGGGGGGAGAACAGCAGGGCGTAGCCCACCTTGCTGGCCTGGGCCCAGTCCACGCCGCTGGTGCCGTCACGCCCATGCATCAGCGCATTGGCCACACCCACGCCGATGATCGAGCCGATCAGGGTGTGCGAGGATGATGCCGGCAGCCCCAGCCACCAGGTGCCCAGGTTCCAGATGATCGCCGCCAACAGCAGGGCAAAAACCATCGCGAAGCCGGCCGAGGAGCCTACCTGTAGAATCAGCTCTACCGGCAGCAGGGCAATGATGCCGAATGCGACCGCGCCACTGGAAAGCAGCACGCCCAGGAAGTTGCACAGGCCGGACCACACCACCGCGACCGGTGCCGGCAGCGCATTGGTGTAGATCACGGTGGCCACCGCATTGGCGGTGTCGTGGAAGCCGTTGACGAATTCGAAGCCCAGGGCAATCAACAGTGCCAGGCCCAGCAGCAGAAACGGCGTGACCGTGGTGATCACCGTGCCGCTGGCGCTCACATCCTGTTTCAGGCTCCAGGCGGTGTAGGCGATACCGGCCAGCAGCAGGCCGAAGAACAACACGAGGGTGGCGCGCCCAGGCTTGTGGGCAAGCTGCGGGCGGGGGTCGCGTTGGGCCAGGTGCGGCTGGCTGGCCAGTAACGGGGTTGCCATGATGGCTCCGGTTGGCATTGGGCAAGTTGCCGAAGGCCTTGAGCATAGAAACAATTCGAAACCCGACCGTGACCTCGATCAATGAATTATCTAGGCTCAAGACGGACGGTAAATGCAGGAGAACGCCATGATCCGCTGCAAGCGTGTCTACGACGCGGTCACCGCCGACGATGGCCAGCGTGTGCTGGTAGACCGCCTGTGGCCGCGCAACCTGCGCAAGGAAGACCTGCACGGGCAGTGGTTGCGCGAAGTGGCACCCTCGCATGATTTGCGCAGGGCATTTCACCAGGGCGCGGTCGACTTTGCCGGTTTTACCCAGCGCTACCAGCAAGAGCTGGCTGCCCACCCCGAGCATTGGTACCCCTTGCTGGACCTGGCCGGAAAGGGCCCACTAACCCTGCTGTATGCAGGCAAGGACACCGAGCACAACAATGCGCGGGTGCTGGCCGAATGGCTGGAAAGCGAACTGGACCGTCATGGGCCGGGCAGTTCACCGGTATGCTATGCCCAATGAGTGATATTTGCTGCACCGGCCTCATCGCCGGCAAGCCAGCTCCTACAGGTACAACACTGGCTTCAAGGTTATCGCTGTGCCTGTGGGAGCTGGCTTGCCGGCGATGAGGCCGGCCCTGCCAAACTCCAGAGCCCATTGTGCGATGCCGCTACATTTGATTCCCGCCAACGACAATCACCGTTCGTTTGCCCGCGACCTCACGCGGCGCGCCATGCTGCCGTACTACCGTGAATTTGACCTGCTTTGGATCGAGGAAGCCTTCGACCAGGCGTGGGGTTGGCGCGAGCAGTGGCTGATCAGCGAAGGCGACAGCCCGTTGGGTTTCTGCAGCCTCAGCCAGGACCGCCAGGCGCTGTTTATCCGCGAGTTGCACCTGTTGCCCGAACACCGCGGCCGCGGTATCGGCAGCTGGGTACTGGAAGAGCTGGCGCTGTGGGCCGGTCAGCGGCGCCTGCCGTTGCTGAGGCTGATGGTGTTTCGCAGCAACCCGGCGCGGCTGTTGTACCAGCGCCACGGCTTTGTCGAAATGGGCGAGGACGCATGCTTTGTACGCATGCAACGCGCGATAGGTTAGTGGCGCAATGATGGCTTGTCTCCGCCGAAGCGCAGCGGCATAGTGAACCCAGGCGCTCACGGTCGCCCGTAGACGGGGCGGCTGGGGATGAGCGTGATCAGGGATAAGGAGAAGCCCACAATGAACGGGATTGGTCCGCGGCTGCGGGAAGAGCGTGAGCGCCTGGGCATGACCCAGCGCGTGTTTGGCGATATCGGTGGGGTCGAGCCCAACGCCCAGGGCAAGTATGAAAGCGGCGAGCGTACGCCGCGGGTCGATTACCTTGCAGCGCTGGCGGCCAGGGGGGTGGATGCACTGTACGTGCTTAGCGGCATGCGCACGCCGGCCCCGCTAGAGGGCTTGAGTACGGATGAGTCGGGGTTGCTGGGCGCCTTTAGGCAGTTGCCGATCGACGACCAGGCGGCCATCTGGCACCTGCTGGGCCGCTTGAGCAGCGATAGAAAGCCCCGGCAAACCGTGAGGCCTGTCACTGTTGAGCGTCAGGCGTTTCTTACAGAAGCAATGCGTTAGACCCGCTTGGAAAAATTTTGTTAAGGTGGCGGGATCCAATCGCCCTGCTGACGAGGTGTGTGCTTGATTAGGGTCTTAGTGGTCGACGATCACGATCTGGTACGAACCGGTATTACCCGCATGCTGGCCGACATCGATGGCCTGCAGGTGGTGGGTGAGGGTGACTCGGGCGAATCCGCGCTCAAGCTGGCCCGCGAGCTGAAGCCTGACGTGGTGCTGATGGACGTGAAAATGCCCGGCATCGGCGGCCTTGAGGCCACCCGCAAACTGCTGCGCAGCCACCCGGACATCAAGGTAGTGGCCGTGACCGTGTGCGAGGAAGACCCGTTCCCCACCCGCCTGTTGCAAGCCGGTGCCGCCGGCTACCTGACGAAGGGCGCAGGCCTTGACGAAATGGTCCAGGCCATCCGCCTGGCATTTGCCGGCCAGCGCTACATCAGCCCGCAAATCGCCCAGCAGCTGGCGCTGAAACCGTTCCAGCCGCAGGGCTCACCGTTCGACACGCTGTCGGAGCGGGAAATCCAGATTGCCCTGATGATCGTCGGCTGCCAGAAAGTGCAGATCATCTCTGACAAGTTGTGCCTCTCGCCCAAGACCGTCAATACTTACCGTTATCGGATCTTTGAAAAACTCTCGGTCACCAGCGACGTCGAACTGACCTTGCTGGCCGTTCGCCACGGTATGGTCGACGCAAGCCTGTAAAACCTCATGTCCCAAGTGTTTGATGCCAGCGCATTCCTGGCCACCTGCAGTGGTCGCCCGGGCGTTTACCGAATGTTCGACGCCGAAGCCCGGCTGCTTTACGTGGGCAAGGCCAAGAACCTCAAGAAACGCCTGGCCAGCTATTTCCGCAAGACCGGCCTGGCGCCCAAGACCGCCGCGCTGGTAGGGCGTATCGCGCAGGTCGAAACCACCATCACCGCCAACGAAACCGAGGCGTTGCTGCTGGAGCAGAACCTGATCAAGGAGTGGCGGCCGCCGTACAACATCCTGCTGCGCGACGACAAATCCTACCCTTACGTGTTCCTGTCCGACGGCGAGTTCCCGCGGTTGGGCATTCACCGTGGGGCGAAGAAGGCCAAGGGCCGCTACTTTGGCCCATACCCCAGCGCCGGGGCTATCCGCGAAAGCCTTAGCCTGCTGCAAAAGGCCTTTTCGGTGCGCCAGTGCGAAGACAGCTACTACGCCAACCGCACCCGGCCGTGCCTGCAGTACCAGATCAAACGCTGCAAAGGGCCCTGCACCGATCTGGTCACCCCCGAAGAATACGCCGAGGACGTGCGCCACTCGGTGATGTTCCTTGAAGGCCGTAGCCAGCAACTGGGCAACGAGCTGAATGCCGAGATGGAGAAGGCCGCCATGGCCCTCGACTTCGAAAAGGCCGCTGAGCTGCGCGACCAGATCGCCTTGTTGCGCCGCGTGCAGGACCAGCAGTACATCGAGGGCGGCAGTGGTGACGTCGATGTCATCGCCGCCTTCGTCAACCCGGGTGGCGCCTGCGTGCACCTGATCAGCGTGCGCGGTGGCCGGGTGCTGGGCAGCAAGAACTTCTTCCCGCAGGTGGGCATCGAGGAGGAAGTGGCCGAAGTCATGGCCGCATTCCTTTCCCAGTACTATCTGGGCAACGCCGAACGCGAACTGCCCGGCGAGTTGATCGTCAACGTTGTTCACGAAGATTTCGATGCCATCACCGAAGCGCTGCACACCCTGCGTGGCCGCGAGCTGACCATCAGCCACCGGGTACGCGGCACGCGCGCCCGCTGGCAGCAGCTGGCAGTGACCAATGCCGAGCAGGCGCTTAATGCTCGCCTGGCCAACCGCCAGCACATGGCTGCACGTTTCGAGGCCTTGGCCGAAGTGCTGGGCCTGGACGAAGTGCCGCAGCGCCTGGAATGCTACGACATCAGCCATTCCAGTGGCGAAGCTACCGTGGCCAGTTGCGTGGTATTCGGCCCAGAAGGCGCGCTGAAGTCCGACTATCGCCGCTTCAACATCGAAGGCGTCACGGCCGGCGATGACTACGCCGCCATGCACCAGGCCCTGACCCGCCGTTACGGGCGCATCAAGGACGGTGAGGGCAAGCTGCCCGACGTGTTGCTGGTGGACGGCGGCAAGGGCCAGCTGAACATGGCCCGCGATGTGATGCAGGAACTGGGCTTCACCGACCTGACCCTGCTCGGGGTGGCCAAGGGCGTAACCCGCAAGGCCGGTTTTGAAACCCTGTACCTGAACGACGTGCACCACGAGTTCACGCTGAAAGGTGATTCACCGGCCCTGCACCTGATTCAGCAGATCCGCGACGAAGCCCACCGTTTCGCCATTACTGGCCACCGCGCTCGCCGCGGCAAGGCCCGCCGGGTGTCCAGCCTGGAGGATGTGGCCGGGGTAGGGCCCAAACGCCGGCGCGATCTGCTGAAACATTTCGGCGGCCTGCAGGAGCTCAACCGCGCCAGTGTCGATGAAATCGCCAAAGCCCCCGGCATCAGTAAAAAGCTTGCCGAGTCGATTTATGCCAGCCTGCATAGCGAGTAGAATGCCGGGCTCAACTTGCAGCCAGTCGTACCGATGAATATTCCAAACCTGCTCACCGTTCTACGCGTCCTGCTCATTCCGTGCTTCATTCTGCTGTTCTACATGCCCTATGACTGGAGCTACATGGCAGCCAGCAGCGTGTTTGCCGTTGCCGCCGCCACCGACTGGCTGGACGGCTACCTGGCGCGTCGCCTGCAGCAGAGCACGCCGTTCGGTGCCTTCCTCGACCCGGTGGCTGACAAGCTGATGGTGGCCGTGGCCCTGGTGCTGCTGGTACAGACCCACGCCAACTTCTGGCTGACCCTGCCGGCGGCGGTCATCATTGGCCGCGAGATCGTGGTGTCGGCCCTGCGCGAGTGGATGGCCGAGCTAGGGGCGCGGGCGCATGTGGCGGTGTCCAACCTTGGCAAGTGGAAGACCGCGGCGCAGATGCTGGCGCTGGTGATCCTGCTGGCCAACCCGCCAGCGGTAACGTTCTGGGTGATTCTGGGCTACGGGCTGCTGCTGGTGGCGGCGGGGCTGACGCTGTGGTCGATGGTGCACTACCTGCTGGCTGCCTGGCCGCACCTGCGCGAAGGCTCCGAGCAGAAATAAACTTTTTTTGAATCAAGGGGTTGACGCTGTTTTAGAAATCGCTAGAATGGCACCCATCACGACGCGGGAATAGCTCAGTTGGTAGAGCACGACCTTGCCAAGGTCGGGGTCGCGAGTTCGAGTCTCGTTTCCCGCTCCAAATAAAGATCTACAGGTTTCCCTCGAAGTCTGTAAGTCGTCGAAAAAAGGCCCTTCGGGGCCTTTTTTCGTTTCTGCTGGAATCACCAATTAGCAGCCTTATCCCGGCATTTCAGGCCAGAGCCTGGTCGTGCGCCGGGCGTTATGGGTGCCTAGGATTTGGAGCTCGGTCGGCCCGGGATATGGCTAAGTATCGACTTGGAAAAGCCGCCATCGACACAAATATCCTGCCCGGTGACAAAGCCGGCTAGCGGGCTAACGAGAAACTCGATCACGTTCGCGATATCCATTGGCTCACCAATTCTCCCCAGCGGAATAATCCCTTCCCGTGCTTTCTTGATCTGCGGATCAGCATACATTTTTTCAGACATGGGTGTATGCGTCATACCTGGCGACACGACATTCACTCGAATGCCCTCAGGTGCCCACTCCAGAGCCAGCGTTTGCGCCAACATGGTTAATGCTGCCTTGGTGGGGCTGTAGGCGCCAGAGCCGGCATGCGGAAGCTGGCCAGACATCGAAGAGGTGAAGCACGCTGAGCCTCGGCTCTCGCGAAGATGCGGGTAGCTTGCCTTGGCAAGCAACCAAGCGCCGCGAAGATTGACGGCGAACATGTCGTCCCAGTCCTCAAGGGACAAATTACAGATCGCGCCGGGGCTGGCGATGCCGGCATTCGCAACCAGCGTGTCAAGCCCGCCAAATTCTGCAACTGCAGCTGCTACCAGCTGCTCAGGCACTGCAGGATCGCCAAGATCACCGGACAACGAAATCGCGACGCCACCCATGGCCTTGATTGTTCGAACGACCTCATCCTGGGTTGCGTTTGGAGCCTGGCCACAAACGGCAATTTTCGGCTGCGAGCCCCGGGCAAGCGCCGCCTCCGCGATTCTCAGGCATGCAGAAGCACCGATGCCGCTACTACCGCCACTAACCAACGCTCTCATTTGACAACCCTCACTCATGGATTTTGTTGTAGGTGGAGCCTTAACCTACAAAACTGAATGCAACTTTGCAATCAAATTGACAATGGAAGTCAGTTTCGTTATGGTTTTTTCGTCATCAGGATGTCCTTGACGGCGCAGTGGCTGGCGCCATCCAGTTACATCCATCGCGTCTCTCCGTAAGCGATAGCGGTCAACTTACAAAATCACAATATGAATGGCCCGTTTCACTCAGGTGAATACTCAACTGAAAGGATGTTTGGATATGATCATCAGCACGTTTTCTTATCTGTGGTCGTCCACGGCAATCGATGCAATTGCGCAGTTGTCTGAGCATGGGCACCGTGTGTTCGAGGTGCCCGTAAGCTCGCCACATTGCTGGCCGGTGGAAATGTCGACCGCAGAGCGTTCTGCTGCAAGCGTGCGACTGCGTCAGTACGATGCGAAGATCAGGTCGCTCAATGCCGGCGGCTATGACATAAACCTGGCCAGCCCCGCCGCCAACATGCGTCAGAAGAGCATCGATCACATCAAGGCGGTGATTGACCTGGCAGTCGCCTGGGATACCCGGGAGGTGGTGATCTCCCCTGGCACCCGGCGCCCGATGATTTCTCCACCGCTTGAAAAGACTTATGACTGGATGTACGAGAGCCTGGCGGTTTTGACGCCATTGGCGAAGCAGGCGGGTGTTCGCTTGCTGCTAGAAAATACCCCGTATTGCTTCACGCCTACGATGCGGGAGTTGGCAGAGGTTGTTGGGGTTCTCAATGATGATGTCGTCAGGGTCGTTTATGACATCGCCAATGCTGCTTATATAGGTGAGGATCCGGTAGCGAGTTTGTTGGCCTATCAAAGCGCTATCGACTTTGTGCATGTCTCCGACACCGGCACGGATGTTTGGGGTCATGATCCAGTTGGCACCGGAATCGTGGACTTCGTCGGATTGGGTGAGGCCGTTCACGCGACCTGCGGTATTGAAAACTGCGTGCTCGAAATCATCCGCGAAGAAAACGCTTTGTACGAGCTGAACAAAGGTGTGCAGGATCTGCGTGACAAGGGTTGGAACATTCCGTAATTGCTTTCCTGACGCGCGTCGTCACAATAGCCCTGAGGCCCGCACTGGGCCCAGGTGCACGTGAGAGGGTTAGCGTGAGGGCAGCGAATCTTCACCGCTCACCGAAGTCCACAGCGACCAGCACTCGCCAACCCTGATGGCCGACCTTTTCAAGCGTTCGATATGAGCATCCAGGGTTTCCTCGTGCATGCGTGCGATGGGGCCGGCGATGCTGAGGGTTGCCACTGGGCCCGAGTTGTTTGGCCGTGATACGTCGAATACAGGCACTGCCACAACGCACACGCCCACTTCACCTTCTTCTCTGACTATCGCGTGCCCCTCTTTGCGGATCAGCGCGATGTCATCGAAAATGTCGCGTATCGAAACGCGTGCGTTAGGCCCTGCGTACTCCCGGCTGTTCTCGATATCCCAGGCGGCGAGAATGCGCATCGCGCGTTCATCACGCATGGTGGAGAGCCATGCTTTGCCTGCCGCAGTGGTATGGGGAATGATTTTTTCATCCAGGGCGCGGCGGTATTGAAGCCCCCTGGTATTTTTCGTGGCTTGCAGTACCCACGTCAGATGATCCTCTGCAACTTCCGCCAAGCGAACATGTTCGCCGGTTTCCCTGGCGAGTTCGTTAAGCAAAGGTTGCATGATCCTGGCAAAGCCGGTTTCAGTGATGTAGTTCACGCCCATGCTGGGGATTTTCAGCGTCAGGCAGTAATGGTCCTGCTCGTCCTGGTAAACGTAGCCTCTTTCCCGCAGGGCGCTCAATATACGGTGAGCCGTGGCCATGGGCACTTGAGTCTGTTCACTGATTTCAGACAGGGCGAGGCCGCCTGGATGTGAAAGGAGCAGTTCCAAAGTATTGAAGTAGCGGCCTATATGTGACAATTTTCTAATCCTTTGTTTTGCGTCAGGGTGTTAGACCTTGATGGGGACGCCGCCCAGGCGATCTGACTCATAGGCCGCCTCGATGATACGCATGACGCGGTGCATGGTTGCTAGCCCGGCGCCTGCATAAGCACTATCACGGTCAGCCGCCAGGATGTCGGTTACGAAGTTGTCGTAATACACGTCAGAGTTCAAGCTCATGTGCAGGTCACTTGCCTGCCCGGCCGCGTCGACCAGCCGCATGCCATCTGCGGTGGAGCGTGCGTAAAACTGATCAGTTGACATTGAAAATGAATACTCCCGCTGCTCGGGGGTATTGGCGGGATAATTGTACCCCGTTTCGATAGTGCAGATGCAGCCACTCTCGGTCACCAGGGTCATCAACGAGCCGATCTCAACGGCTGTCAGTAGCGGGTCGCGATACATCACTGCCGACACGCTTCGAATCGCCTCGCCAGAAATTTCCTGAACCAGATCGACGAAATGTGGCGCGAGATTGATTGTGCATCCGCCACCCGAGCGTTTCGGCTCAAGCATCCAGGAGCAACTGTTAGCCAGGTAGCGGCCAGGCGGGCCAGCGTTGAATCGAAACGCCAGGGTCCTCCACTTGGCTTCACGCTGCCTGGCTTCTTGTTTCAGGCGGTTCAGTAATTCGCTGTGCCGCCATATCAGCGGCACCGCCACGAACAGGCCGTCGGCTTCGGTGCGTTGGTAAAGGTCCAGCACTTCGTGCTGGGTTAGTCCACAGGGCTTTTCCATCGCGAAGGGGACTTTTTGCTCGATCAATGCCGTACCCATGGCATACAGCTCATCGTGTGGGCCAAAGGCAAAGGCGAAATCAGCCTCCTCGTTTTCCAGCAGGGTTTCCCAGTGATCGTAAAGTTGTGCACCGAAACGCTGGGCGAGAGCAGGCCCCCGCGATCCTGTTGCGTCGGACACCGCCGTGACCGTTACATCAGGCAAACGCTCCAGAGCATCGAGATAGAGGGGGGTGTGCCAGTGACTGACTTCCAGGAGAACGACGTTCAAACATCCACCCTTTATAAATAAGTAAGTTTGAATACTTGCTGACGCTATCGAGGTTTCGGATGTGACCGCTAACCAGTAGCGCGCAAGCGACATTGGCGAAGTTGCAAGCAGCCTAACACGACCCTATTACGAACGGAAGTGAGTTACGTTGTTGTTGGGCGTTGAGCGCTGTGGAGGCAAGGCAGCCAGCACCAAGGATGTGAGCATGCCGAAAGCATGCGCATCGTTGAGGCTCCGATTGGCGTGATGAAGCACGCTCGGGCTGGCAGCCAGGGGGAGGAGGGGGTGTTACAGTCCGGTCGAGTAGCGACGCTCGATGTCTTTGAAGCCCAGGAAACCCAGTGCCAGCAAGGCTTGGCCTAAATGCATGGGCTGGCCATCAAGGGTTTTGCATCCGCGTGCTTGTGCCGCCAGTAACAACGCGGTTGGCTCGGATCGAGTGATGTTGTCGACCACCACCATGGCGGGGGTCAAGTGCTCTGCTTCTATTGGCATCGGATCATCAGGGTTCATGCCGAGCGGGGTAGCATTGATAACGATGTCATGACCTGCAGGGTCTGCGGGCCCTGCCTGCACATCGCACAAACCTTCTTTGCCAGCGTTTTGCGCCAGGTCGGCGGCACGGTGCGGATCCAGATCTGAAATGATCAGTGAGCGGGCGCCAGCAGCGGCAACGGCAAAAGCGATGTCCCTTCCCGAGCCACCGGCTCCGACCAGGAGAACCGATTTCCCAAGTACAGAAACTCCCTGACGCTGCATGCCCAGTATGCAGCCGAGCCCATCGAACACAGCGCCCTCCCAGCGACCGTCCTTGTCGCAGCGAACCACATTTATTGCCCCTACCTGGCGCGCGGTGGGGTGAAGAATGTCCACGACTTCAAGCATGGTTTGCTTGTGCGGCATGGTGACCAGAAGCCCAGCGAGGTTGCGCACAGCGCGCGCGCCTTTGACAAACTCGGCCAGGCCCTGCGTGCCGACCTCCAATGGGATGCAGACGGCGTCAGTCTGTGCTTCGGCGAATAGCCTGTTCAGCAGCATCGGGGATTTGGCGCTCTTGAGCGGGTCACCTATCAATCCATAGATGCGCGTGTTGCCGGTGATGAGTGGGTGCATGTGGACCTACTGTAGTTGGCGAGTGCGCGCCAATTGCCAGCTCGCGGATTGGATTCTTGCTGGCGGCGCACACGTTCATCGCCTTGGGGCTCAACGTGCTGCGCAGGGCAATTGCGCAACACGTTGAGCGTGATGGGTCTGGTTGTCAGGTGTGCGTCACTGCAGTTGATTTTTCAGCGCTTGATTGGGGGCGCTACTGCTCGATCTGGGATTGGACTTTTCCTGCAGCAGTTCGTACTCCTCCTTCGACATCGGCACAGCGTTGGGGTCGCCAAGTTCGCTCAGGCGAATACGGAACGTTTCGCGGGTAGTGAACGCTGCAATTGCGCAGATTGCACAGATACCAAACGTCAGGGCGCCAATTTTCAGGGGGATATTTTCGGTGCCAGGAGGCGCAACCGATACGAACAGCGCTGGCAGAAACGCAGTGCATGCCACGCCGATGTTTTGACCGATAGCCATACCGGTGACGCGTACCCGAGTGCGGAACAACTCTGGGAACATGCTTGGGAAAACACCATTGAAACCTTGGTAGGCCACGCCCCACATGAGAAGCGACAGGATCAGTGACAGCCAGAGATTGTGGATGCTGATCGCATAGAGGTACCCAAACGACAACAGGCCGCCGCAGAGCACGCCCACGATCACTGGGGGGCGACGCCCAATTCTGTCAGAGAGTTTACCGACGAATGGGATAAGTATCACCGCGCACAAATTGCCCAGGACTGGAATCCACATGAACAAGCCTGAGGGGAAGCCAATACCGTAAGCAGGCTGGACTGCATAGGTGGCGCCGAACACGGAGGCGAGGATTGCCAGGACTGCAGAGAGTGCCATGCAGACGACGCGCAACACATCCTTCCAGCTTTCGGTGAGCACTTCGACCACTGGCAATTTACGAGGCTTGTCCCCTGCTTGCGCCTCAGCGAAGACCGGGGCTTCATGTACTTCACGGCGGATGATCCAGCCGACCACAAGCACCACAGCGCTAAGCAGGAACGGAATTCGCCAGCCCCAGGACGCAAAATCATCTGCGGGCATGAATTGGGCCAGCGGCAGGAAAACCCCCGCCGCCAACAGTTGCCCAGCTTGCACGCCTTGAAGCGTAAAGCTTGCGAAGTAACCACGGCGCCCATCAGGGGCATGCTCCATGGTCATGGAGCTTGCGCAAGACACCTCGCCGGCAACCGCAAACCCTTGGATAAGACGCAAGGTGATCAGTATTGCGGGCGCCCACACGCCGATCTGCTCGTAGGTGGGGAGCAGGCCAATGCACATGGTCGAGAAACCCATCAAGAACATGCAGTAGACCAGGACGGTCTTGCGGCCATGGCGGTCACCCAGGTGCCCCAGCACCACCGCGCCTATAGGGCGTGCGATGTATCCCACGCCGAAGCTGGCGAGTGAAACGATGATGCCCACGGTGGGATTGTCCGTTGGAAAGAACAGCTGCGGGAAAAGCAGGGCTGCGGCAGTCGCATAAATGAAAAAGTCATAGTACTCCAACGCCGATCCGATCCAGCCGCTAGCAGCGGCCTTCCTCGACTGACGCTTGGAGTGTGGATCGCTCGGGATGCCATGGCTCATGAAGTGTCTCCGATACCGTGATTTTATTATTGTAACTTCGTTCCATTTGTAATGTTGTTCCCGAGTATTGCCTTTGTCAAGGGTGCAGGCACAGCTCACGACCCGGACGTGGACGTGCGACAGGCTGGCTGCTCAAGCCGCGTTCAGTGTTGATGGCAAGGGTGCATTTGCGTTGACGTGACGATCAGACGATGCTTACTATTGTAACTGTGTTCCAAATAGAACGGCGTGACATTTTGGTTGGCGCTGCTCATAACCAGCTGAGAAGAATCCCATGAGAGTCGTTAAAGGTGCTGTTGATCGCTGCCTTGAGGCTATCGAGCTGCTGGCTCGTGAAGCCCGCTGGATGCGAATGTCTGATATTGCAGGTGAACTGGGGATGGAGAAGGGGCCGGCCCACCGTGTGCTTGCGCAGTTGGTCGAACAAGGATGGGCCGAGCAGGATGAGGCAACATCCCAATACCGGCTGACACTCAAGCTGGCGCTTTTGGGGCAGCGTTACCTGAACGGCATCGGGTTGCCGGAGCTTGTGCAGCCGATCATTGAAAACGTAGCGTCTTTATCCCATGAGCTGGTACGCCTGACTGTCGTCTGCGAGGGCGGTTTGTCTTGGCTCGCCTCGGCCCAAGGCGCCGCACCTGGTTTGATGTACTCGCCAGCCATGGATCAGCCAATCAATCTGTACACCACTGCTAACGGCAAAGCCTGGCTTGCATCCATGCCTGACGAGCAAGCTGTCGAAATTGCGATCCGCGACGGTTTGGGCAAAGACCTGGGTATAGGTAAAGGCCCCAAGGCTATCAATACCGTTGAACGCTTGCTTTCCGACTTGGCGGCGACCAGATCACGGGGTTATGGGCTCGTTGTGGAAGAGGCTGAGGCTGGTGTGTGGGCAATCGCGGTGCCGGTGAAGATGATCCCGTCTGGAGTTGTGGTCGGGACCATGAGTATTGCCGGCCCGGTGTTGCGGATGCATCCAGACCGCTACGACGATTTGCATGCACTGCTTGAGGATGCTGCGAACAAGCTTGGTACGGTATGGCCTCGGCAACCCAGCGTGCAGGGGTGAAGCTCATGGATCAGTGCAGTCAATCAGCTGATGCGCGTGAACCCACCCTTTTGCAAGCCGCCGCGTACCTCGCGAACGCACGCCAAACGGGTAATCGACTAGATGCTCTGCCCTGCAATGAG
It contains:
- a CDS encoding GNAT family N-acetyltransferase: MPLHLIPANDNHRSFARDLTRRAMLPYYREFDLLWIEEAFDQAWGWREQWLISEGDSPLGFCSLSQDRQALFIRELHLLPEHRGRGIGSWVLEELALWAGQRRLPLLRLMVFRSNPARLLYQRHGFVEMGEDACFVRMQRAIG
- a CDS encoding sugar phosphate isomerase/epimerase family protein, with the translated sequence MIISTFSYLWSSTAIDAIAQLSEHGHRVFEVPVSSPHCWPVEMSTAERSAASVRLRQYDAKIRSLNAGGYDINLASPAANMRQKSIDHIKAVIDLAVAWDTREVVISPGTRRPMISPPLEKTYDWMYESLAVLTPLAKQAGVRLLLENTPYCFTPTMRELAEVVGVLNDDVVRVVYDIANAAYIGEDPVASLLAYQSAIDFVHVSDTGTDVWGHDPVGTGIVDFVGLGEAVHATCGIENCVLEIIREENALYELNKGVQDLRDKGWNIP
- a CDS encoding helix-turn-helix domain-containing protein is translated as MNGIGPRLREERERLGMTQRVFGDIGGVEPNAQGKYESGERTPRVDYLAALAARGVDALYVLSGMRTPAPLEGLSTDESGLLGAFRQLPIDDQAAIWHLLGRLSSDRKPRQTVRPVTVERQAFLTEAMR
- a CDS encoding SDR family NAD(P)-dependent oxidoreductase, which translates into the protein MRALVSGGSSGIGASACLRIAEAALARGSQPKIAVCGQAPNATQDEVVRTIKAMGGVAISLSGDLGDPAVPEQLVAAAVAEFGGLDTLVANAGIASPGAICNLSLEDWDDMFAVNLRGAWLLAKASYPHLRESRGSACFTSSMSGQLPHAGSGAYSPTKAALTMLAQTLALEWAPEGIRVNVVSPGMTHTPMSEKMYADPQIKKAREGIIPLGRIGEPMDIANVIEFLVSPLAGFVTGQDICVDGGFSKSILSHIPGRPSSKS
- the pgsA gene encoding CDP-diacylglycerol--glycerol-3-phosphate 3-phosphatidyltransferase yields the protein MNIPNLLTVLRVLLIPCFILLFYMPYDWSYMAASSVFAVAAATDWLDGYLARRLQQSTPFGAFLDPVADKLMVAVALVLLVQTHANFWLTLPAAVIIGREIVVSALREWMAELGARAHVAVSNLGKWKTAAQMLALVILLANPPAVTFWVILGYGLLLVAAGLTLWSMVHYLLAAWPHLREGSEQK
- a CDS encoding DUF488 domain-containing protein yields the protein MIRCKRVYDAVTADDGQRVLVDRLWPRNLRKEDLHGQWLREVAPSHDLRRAFHQGAVDFAGFTQRYQQELAAHPEHWYPLLDLAGKGPLTLLYAGKDTEHNNARVLAEWLESELDRHGPGSSPVCYAQ
- the uvrY gene encoding UvrY/SirA/GacA family response regulator transcription factor, which codes for MIRVLVVDDHDLVRTGITRMLADIDGLQVVGEGDSGESALKLARELKPDVVLMDVKMPGIGGLEATRKLLRSHPDIKVVAVTVCEEDPFPTRLLQAGAAGYLTKGAGLDEMVQAIRLAFAGQRYISPQIAQQLALKPFQPQGSPFDTLSEREIQIALMIVGCQKVQIISDKLCLSPKTVNTYRYRIFEKLSVTSDVELTLLAVRHGMVDASL
- the uvrC gene encoding excinuclease ABC subunit UvrC, with the protein product MSQVFDASAFLATCSGRPGVYRMFDAEARLLYVGKAKNLKKRLASYFRKTGLAPKTAALVGRIAQVETTITANETEALLLEQNLIKEWRPPYNILLRDDKSYPYVFLSDGEFPRLGIHRGAKKAKGRYFGPYPSAGAIRESLSLLQKAFSVRQCEDSYYANRTRPCLQYQIKRCKGPCTDLVTPEEYAEDVRHSVMFLEGRSQQLGNELNAEMEKAAMALDFEKAAELRDQIALLRRVQDQQYIEGGSGDVDVIAAFVNPGGACVHLISVRGGRVLGSKNFFPQVGIEEEVAEVMAAFLSQYYLGNAERELPGELIVNVVHEDFDAITEALHTLRGRELTISHRVRGTRARWQQLAVTNAEQALNARLANRQHMAARFEALAEVLGLDEVPQRLECYDISHSSGEATVASCVVFGPEGALKSDYRRFNIEGVTAGDDYAAMHQALTRRYGRIKDGEGKLPDVLLVDGGKGQLNMARDVMQELGFTDLTLLGVAKGVTRKAGFETLYLNDVHHEFTLKGDSPALHLIQQIRDEAHRFAITGHRARRGKARRVSSLEDVAGVGPKRRRDLLKHFGGLQELNRASVDEIAKAPGISKKLAESIYASLHSE